One genomic region from Leptolyngbyaceae cyanobacterium JSC-12 encodes:
- a CDS encoding small-conductance mechanosensitive channel (IMG reference gene:2510095703~PFAM: Protein of unknown function (DUF3086)): MDNEYLSTVETVSNRLSAVSNSFPTPHDENPLQPDVEQLRHQVQVLKQEIHDLQTAKTQLQQQIAEAQAAMGQVVQEGLKELEKRKRDLQISVEQLERRQERVREEMRTTFAGVSQDLAIRVQSFKEYLVGSLQDLAMAADQLEFPQPVAEPPRPAAIAPDEVPEEPATPKFGEQAFQEQTKKIRSLLDQYRNHPDYYGPPWQLRRTFEPIHAERISNWFFTQGGRGAIRSMGSRLQNILIASAAVSILRSLYGDRLVILVLADSPERLGEWRRGLQDCLGITRADFGVDRGAALFEDPIILIQKAERLQKDGSMPLIIIDETESQIDLAILQFPLWLAFAASPQVSSYTRDSYTRDWI; encoded by the coding sequence ATGGACAACGAATATTTATCTACTGTTGAGACTGTCTCGAATCGACTTTCCGCCGTGAGCAATTCCTTCCCTACCCCGCACGATGAAAACCCTCTACAGCCTGATGTCGAACAGTTGCGTCATCAGGTACAGGTGTTAAAGCAAGAGATTCATGATTTGCAAACGGCTAAAACCCAATTGCAACAACAGATTGCTGAAGCCCAGGCAGCAATGGGGCAGGTTGTGCAGGAAGGGTTGAAGGAGTTAGAAAAACGCAAGCGGGATTTGCAAATTAGTGTTGAGCAACTTGAGCGACGGCAGGAACGGGTTCGAGAAGAAATGCGAACTACCTTTGCTGGTGTGTCTCAAGACCTTGCCATTCGGGTACAGAGCTTTAAGGAATATCTGGTCGGGAGCTTGCAAGATCTGGCAATGGCAGCGGATCAACTAGAGTTTCCGCAACCAGTTGCCGAACCGCCCAGACCGGCCGCGATCGCACCAGATGAGGTGCCGGAAGAACCTGCTACTCCGAAGTTTGGGGAGCAAGCATTTCAAGAGCAAACCAAGAAAATCCGCAGTTTGTTGGATCAATACCGCAACCATCCAGATTATTATGGACCCCCTTGGCAATTGCGGCGCACCTTTGAACCCATCCACGCAGAACGGATTTCCAACTGGTTTTTTACGCAGGGTGGACGTGGAGCAATTCGCTCAATGGGAAGCCGTTTGCAAAATATTTTAATTGCATCTGCCGCTGTATCGATTTTGCGATCGCTTTATGGCGATCGTCTGGTGATACTAGTACTTGCTGATTCACCGGAACGTTTGGGCGAGTGGCGCAGAGGTTTGCAAGATTGCCTGGGCATCACACGAGCCGATTTTGGCGTTGATCGGGGTGCTGCTTTGTTTGAAGACCCGATTATTTTGATCCAAAAAGCTGAACGCCTTCAAAAAGACGGTTCCATGCCCCTCATCATCATCGATGAAACTGAATCTCAAATCGACTTAGCCATCCTGCAATTTCCCCTCTGGCTAGCGTTTGCCGCCAGCCCCCAAGTTTCCAGCTATACTCGCGACAGCTATACTCGCGATTGGATTTAG
- a CDS encoding Protein of unknown function (DUF3119) (IMG reference gene:2510095704~PFAM: Protein of unknown function (DUF3119)), translating into MTTAVSSSQLPPTVELAPSYWLPVAFVMAALPLFFVQVWVGLAIALLGMFLLLQTVTIRLRFTEMAMDVYRGDSLIRHFPYSEWQNWRIFWQPLPILFYFKEVKSIHFLPILFDAKTLQACLAERCPCRS; encoded by the coding sequence GTGACTACTGCTGTTTCCTCATCTCAATTACCGCCAACTGTTGAGCTAGCTCCTAGCTATTGGCTACCAGTGGCTTTTGTGATGGCTGCGCTGCCGCTGTTTTTTGTGCAAGTGTGGGTTGGTTTGGCGATCGCCCTGCTGGGAATGTTCTTACTGCTGCAAACAGTCACCATTCGACTGCGCTTTACGGAGATGGCAATGGATGTGTACCGGGGAGACTCCTTGATTCGGCACTTTCCCTACAGCGAGTGGCAAAATTGGCGAATTTTTTGGCAACCATTACCGATTCTTTTCTATTTCAAAGAAGTGAAAAGCATTCACTTTTTGCCAATTTTGTTTGACGCTAAAACTTTACAGGCTTGTCTGGCAGAGCGCTGCCCCTGCCGTTCGTGA
- a CDS encoding putative integral membrane protein (IMG reference gene:2510095705~PFAM: Domain of unknown function DUF140~TIGRFAM: conserved hypothetical integral membrane protein) encodes MSETPTLSGLGRWTERLLAAILLGGQVMVHILAGKIHRRNTLEQMGLVGPASLLIALITAAFVGMVFTIQVAREFITLGAGSAVGGVLALALCRELAPVLTAVVLAGRVGSAFAAELGTMQVTEQIDALYVLKTDPINYLVIPRVIACCLMLPILTVLSLITGLLGGLMIATSLYGISQSVFLDSVQNFLGLWDLFSAPIKGFVFGALIAVIGSSWGLTTTGGAKGVGQSTTTAVVTSLLAIFISNFFLSWMMFQGTGSAVLPGG; translated from the coding sequence GTGAGCGAAACACCCACCCTTTCTGGTTTAGGTCGATGGACAGAACGATTGCTTGCAGCCATCTTGCTGGGTGGGCAAGTAATGGTACACATCCTGGCAGGTAAAATTCATCGCCGCAACACACTGGAGCAGATGGGATTAGTTGGTCCTGCATCCTTGCTCATTGCCTTGATTACTGCTGCCTTTGTAGGCATGGTATTTACCATTCAAGTTGCTAGAGAATTTATCACATTGGGGGCAGGCAGCGCGGTTGGAGGAGTATTGGCCTTGGCTTTGTGTCGGGAGTTAGCACCTGTGTTAACAGCCGTTGTGTTGGCTGGACGGGTTGGTTCTGCCTTCGCTGCTGAACTTGGCACAATGCAAGTTACCGAGCAAATTGATGCACTCTATGTCCTCAAGACAGACCCCATTAATTACCTGGTGATTCCGAGAGTCATTGCCTGCTGCTTGATGTTGCCAATTTTGACGGTGCTTTCTTTGATCACCGGATTACTGGGTGGGTTGATGATTGCTACTAGTCTGTATGGTATTTCTCAATCTGTTTTTCTGGACTCGGTGCAAAATTTTCTCGGCTTGTGGGATCTATTTAGTGCCCCAATTAAAGGTTTTGTGTTTGGTGCCTTGATTGCAGTAATTGGCTCAAGTTGGGGATTAACCACCACTGGCGGTGCTAAAGGCGTGGGGCAATCTACCACAACCGCTGTCGTTACCTCGTTGCTAGCAATCTTCATTAGCAATTTCTTCTTGTCGTGGATGATGTTTCAGGGTACCGGCAGCGCAGTATTGCCAGGAGGGTAG
- a CDS encoding hypothetical protein (IMG reference gene:2510095706): protein MTVQAMSTRSKRLLRSLIVTSFLSFVAPLLLIGSVITALTLASQLPLLGTVSQVISSQILQFLQVFGNGDALEGAIVIAFACMLVGALFDAYSFYYSSLRNG from the coding sequence ATGACGGTACAGGCCATGTCTACACGCTCAAAGAGGCTTTTGCGTTCTCTAATAGTGACGAGCTTTTTAAGTTTCGTTGCACCACTGCTGTTGATTGGTTCTGTCATCACAGCACTAACCCTCGCCTCGCAACTTCCCCTTCTGGGTACAGTGAGTCAGGTGATTTCCAGTCAAATTCTGCAATTTCTCCAGGTGTTTGGCAATGGAGATGCACTTGAAGGGGCTATCGTCATTGCATTTGCCTGTATGTTGGTAGGTGCTTTATTTGATGCCTACAGTTTTTATTACAGTTCGCTGCGGAACGGATGA
- a CDS encoding putative periplasmic protein (DUF2233) (IMG reference gene:2510095707~PFAM: Predicted periplasmic protein (DUF2233)) — translation MKQTWLSHKFLWTLAGMVILAIPLMIFGWLVFQRPPQTVIEKQLFQGIYYRREYRSHPRPIMLHIVSIDLAAEGVRVLVTPGRARAPEWETNARTTSEFLEEFKLQLAVNANFFYPFDENTPWSSYPNSGDRVGVLGQAISNGHEYSPSQEDWAVFCITADHRARIVASGKCPAGTTQAVAGSSTIVVHGQAIPARQGSADSDDNYSRTAVAVDKTGKKLWLIAVDDKQWLYSEGVTLRELAEIAIALGADAALNLDGGGSTTLVTATPNGFQILNSPVHTKMPMRERPVANHLGFYALPRP, via the coding sequence ATGAAACAGACTTGGCTAAGTCACAAATTCCTCTGGACCCTTGCAGGCATGGTAATTCTGGCAATTCCATTGATGATTTTCGGCTGGTTGGTGTTTCAGCGTCCGCCCCAAACAGTGATCGAAAAGCAGCTTTTTCAAGGTATTTATTACCGACGGGAATATCGATCGCATCCTCGACCGATCATGCTACACATCGTTTCTATTGATTTAGCTGCTGAAGGTGTCAGGGTACTGGTAACTCCTGGTAGAGCACGTGCTCCTGAATGGGAAACCAATGCCCGCACTACCTCTGAGTTTTTAGAAGAATTCAAGTTGCAACTGGCAGTGAATGCCAATTTCTTCTACCCGTTTGATGAAAATACGCCGTGGAGTTCTTATCCCAACAGTGGCGATCGCGTCGGTGTCTTGGGGCAAGCAATTTCAAATGGGCATGAGTATTCCCCCTCCCAGGAAGACTGGGCAGTTTTCTGTATCACTGCTGATCACCGTGCCCGTATTGTGGCATCTGGTAAATGTCCTGCTGGAACCACTCAGGCGGTTGCCGGAAGTAGCACCATTGTCGTGCATGGGCAGGCGATTCCTGCCAGGCAGGGATCTGCTGATAGCGATGACAACTATTCCCGTACTGCGGTTGCTGTGGATAAAACAGGTAAAAAGCTGTGGTTAATTGCTGTTGACGATAAACAATGGCTCTACAGCGAAGGTGTAACTTTGAGAGAACTGGCAGAAATCGCGATCGCATTGGGAGCCGATGCCGCCTTAAATTTAGACGGAGGCGGCTCAACGACCCTTGTCACCGCAACCCCTAATGGGTTTCAAATTCTCAACTCTCCCGTTCACACCAAAATGCCCATGCGAGAACGTCCCGTTGCTAACCATTTAGGCTTCTACGCCCTACCGAGACCCTAG
- a CDS encoding hypothetical protein (IMG reference gene:2510095708), producing MKQRNLMKALEILLKIATFLLAGHAISHLIFGSLGQTPSDKAWNYGIALVISLGLGGAGAGLRSRLPSPFNRIATILTGVASGAVIGFYYAGVAAGKDPRWAIAGAVLGGLLLGGLGIGFKSAWMEIVIRVAGAITAYGFAFLIGATALTMLNVGYLPIGLLLSLVSLLYLWFTLNSIISPSRSDLK from the coding sequence ATGAAACAGCGAAACCTGATGAAAGCTTTAGAAATCCTGCTGAAGATCGCGACTTTCTTGTTAGCGGGGCATGCCATTAGTCATCTAATTTTTGGTAGCTTGGGGCAAACTCCTAGCGATAAAGCCTGGAACTATGGCATCGCGCTGGTGATTAGTTTGGGGTTGGGAGGGGCAGGGGCAGGTTTGAGATCACGCCTACCATCTCCATTCAACCGCATCGCTACTATTTTGACGGGAGTTGCTTCTGGCGCGGTGATTGGCTTTTACTATGCAGGAGTGGCAGCGGGTAAAGATCCTCGCTGGGCGATCGCGGGTGCGGTGTTAGGCGGATTGTTGTTGGGCGGTTTGGGGATTGGGTTCAAGTCTGCTTGGATGGAGATTGTGATTCGGGTAGCAGGCGCAATCACAGCCTATGGTTTTGCTTTCTTAATCGGTGCAACGGCTCTGACGATGCTTAACGTCGGTTATCTACCAATCGGGCTGCTGCTCAGCCTTGTATCGCTGCTCTACCTGTGGTTTACCCTCAACTCCATCATTAGCCCTTCAAGATCGGATCTGAAGTAG
- a CDS encoding SH3 domain-containing protein (IMG reference gene:2510095709~PFAM: Bacterial SH3 domain): MSWSGFFKGFSAVLIAIVLLLGGSFFAFQFVVSQFTAPPPRPTFPNDTPSPAAKPAAAIKPSAAASPAVPSPSPVASPTPSPSPKPAATAAKRARITLGEGLNIRQGPSADTERVGGVDYSDEVTILEESPDKEWVKVRVESSGAEGWIKSGYTEPVPQESVQ, encoded by the coding sequence ATGAGTTGGTCGGGATTTTTCAAAGGGTTTAGCGCTGTACTGATTGCGATCGTGCTGCTGCTGGGTGGGAGCTTTTTCGCTTTTCAGTTCGTAGTTTCCCAATTTACCGCCCCTCCCCCTCGTCCCACTTTCCCGAACGACACCCCTTCCCCTGCTGCCAAACCCGCTGCTGCCATCAAACCATCCGCCGCCGCCTCTCCCGCTGTTCCTTCCCCCTCTCCTGTTGCCTCACCCACCCCTAGCCCTTCCCCCAAACCTGCCGCTACGGCTGCCAAACGAGCACGCATTACCCTGGGTGAAGGCTTGAATATCCGTCAGGGTCCAAGTGCTGATACGGAACGAGTTGGTGGTGTGGACTATAGCGATGAAGTCACAATTTTAGAGGAAAGCCCTGATAAAGAGTGGGTCAAAGTTCGCGTTGAAAGCAGCGGCGCAGAAGGTTGGATTAAATCTGGCTATACCGAACCAGTTCCCCAGGAATCTGTGCAGTAG
- a CDS encoding hypothetical protein (IMG reference gene:2510095710), which yields MLHRKIYQLCCDGREVWIFLRDQQRWIERARILDIEGDLVTLRYETEEDDETCSWEEMVRLESIGAVTQKLASVPKGNVEPTIAEDCPEAEQIPNKRFPESNPD from the coding sequence ATGCTACACCGCAAGATATATCAGTTGTGTTGTGATGGTCGTGAAGTGTGGATCTTCTTGCGGGACCAACAGCGCTGGATCGAACGTGCTCGAATCCTTGACATTGAAGGTGACCTGGTCACCCTTCGATATGAAACGGAAGAAGACGACGAAACCTGCTCATGGGAGGAGATGGTACGTCTGGAAAGCATTGGTGCAGTCACCCAAAAATTGGCATCTGTTCCCAAGGGCAACGTGGAACCAACGATTGCCGAAGATTGCCCCGAAGCCGAACAAATTCCTAACAAGCGTTTTCCTGAATCTAACCCTGACTAA
- a CDS encoding mannose-6-phosphate isomerase (IMG reference gene:2510095711~PFAM: Cupin domain), whose amino-acid sequence MLIRKLDDCEEFVAGDGTLLRELLHPDKQPLELRYSLAHAIVPVGQTSIPHALSTSEVYYILAGRGEMHINNEAQFVEPGDAIYIPPNARQFIRNHGAEPLVFICIVEPAWRPEDETIYEP is encoded by the coding sequence ATGCTGATCCGCAAACTGGATGATTGCGAAGAGTTTGTTGCCGGAGATGGCACTTTGCTGCGAGAACTGTTGCATCCAGACAAGCAACCGTTGGAGTTGAGATATAGTCTTGCTCACGCGATTGTTCCGGTTGGGCAAACTTCGATTCCCCATGCACTCTCTACATCAGAGGTTTATTACATTTTGGCGGGCAGGGGTGAAATGCACATTAACAACGAAGCCCAGTTCGTAGAACCGGGCGACGCAATTTATATTCCTCCCAATGCCAGACAGTTTATCCGTAATCATGGAGCAGAGCCACTGGTATTTATCTGTATCGTTGAGCCTGCCTGGCGACCAGAAGACGAAACCATTTACGAGCCTTAG
- a CDS encoding hypothetical protein (IMG reference gene:2510095712~manually curated), which produces MLQLLKPIILVIQAFIVPICFISAWVIVTMTLWSIWSTVRDTAARTRQLHQIPCANCRYFTSSYHLKCTVHPAIALTEEAIDCGDYEPKEANCSTALR; this is translated from the coding sequence GTGTTGCAACTCCTGAAGCCAATCATTTTGGTAATCCAAGCATTCATCGTGCCGATTTGCTTTATATCAGCATGGGTGATTGTAACAATGACTTTGTGGAGCATTTGGAGTACTGTGCGAGATACTGCCGCACGCACACGTCAGCTTCATCAAATTCCTTGTGCAAATTGTCGATATTTCACCAGTAGTTATCATCTGAAGTGTACGGTTCATCCGGCGATCGCGTTAACAGAAGAAGCCATTGATTGCGGGGACTACGAACCTAAAGAGGCGAACTGCTCAACAGCACTACGATGA
- a CDS encoding type I secretion membrane fusion protein, HlyD family (IMG reference gene:2510095713~PFAM: HlyD family secretion protein~TIGRFAM: type I secretion membrane fusion protein, HlyD family) — MKVSISSTPEASSPAQSRQIRQRLANPDESLSYELGKAVQELPPLYTRLLAASISLLAFGTIAWAHFSKVDEVAVAQGELIPSTQVRPVRSLGGGNIQQVMVKEGAIVKKGDPLVEVEPEKTKVIDAEIARLEKASRLIDEDIARLEAERTGSGRAGTALQDEFLAARLRAFDEQKAAAEAEARQQYASISEAQARLARLRENLINAQENLRNAQEQEKGLRTLLSDSAVPRLEYIRAKDNVTNAQDKVISLQKEIDAQRERIRQSEQAYQAASSKAQGLGSQRQSEILTQLTKRKEELASARGQLEQSRRQREKSLVEAPFDGTVYSVKATKGPVQQGEELLSILPKGEEVILEVKVLNRDIGFVRPGQKAKVKIATFPYQEFGIVEGEVIKVSPNAIVEKNESGQSLGPVFPTRIRLKRTKVKVQGNDVELTPGMAATGEIVTRQKSILTFLIEPVTRRFNEAFSVR; from the coding sequence ATGAAAGTTTCGATTTCCTCTACACCTGAGGCTTCCTCTCCCGCTCAGTCGCGGCAAATTCGACAACGGCTTGCCAATCCTGATGAATCGTTATCTTACGAGTTAGGAAAAGCCGTGCAGGAATTGCCACCGCTTTACACTCGGTTGCTTGCTGCCAGTATTAGTTTGTTGGCATTTGGGACGATTGCCTGGGCCCATTTCAGCAAAGTTGATGAAGTGGCAGTGGCTCAAGGGGAACTGATTCCATCAACACAGGTGCGCCCAGTGCGATCGCTGGGTGGTGGGAATATTCAGCAAGTCATGGTGAAGGAAGGGGCGATCGTCAAAAAAGGAGATCCCCTGGTTGAGGTTGAACCTGAAAAAACAAAAGTGATTGATGCCGAAATCGCCCGTTTGGAAAAAGCATCGCGGTTAATTGATGAAGACATCGCTCGGTTAGAAGCAGAACGGACAGGTAGTGGTCGTGCTGGAACAGCCCTTCAAGACGAATTTTTGGCCGCTCGACTCAGAGCATTTGATGAGCAAAAAGCCGCTGCCGAAGCCGAAGCAAGACAGCAATATGCCAGCATCAGCGAAGCGCAAGCACGATTAGCACGGCTCCGGGAGAACCTGATTAACGCTCAGGAAAACTTACGCAACGCCCAGGAACAGGAAAAAGGCCTACGTACCCTGTTGTCTGATAGTGCTGTGCCTCGGTTGGAATACATCCGGGCAAAAGACAACGTCACCAATGCTCAAGATAAAGTCATTTCGTTACAAAAAGAAATTGATGCTCAGCGTGAGCGAATTCGCCAATCAGAACAAGCCTACCAAGCTGCCAGCAGTAAAGCGCAAGGATTAGGATCTCAACGTCAGAGCGAGATCTTGACCCAACTGACAAAACGGAAAGAAGAATTAGCCTCTGCCCGAGGACAACTGGAGCAATCCAGACGGCAACGGGAAAAGTCTCTGGTTGAAGCACCGTTTGATGGTACGGTTTACTCAGTTAAAGCCACAAAGGGACCGGTACAACAGGGCGAAGAGTTACTGTCGATTTTGCCGAAAGGTGAGGAGGTTATTCTGGAAGTCAAAGTTCTGAACCGTGACATTGGGTTTGTGCGTCCCGGACAAAAGGCAAAAGTGAAAATTGCAACCTTCCCTTATCAAGAGTTTGGGATTGTAGAAGGAGAAGTCATTAAGGTTAGCCCAAACGCTATTGTGGAGAAGAATGAAAGTGGGCAGTCGCTGGGACCAGTTTTCCCTACTCGTATTCGGCTCAAACGCACAAAGGTCAAGGTACAGGGCAACGATGTTGAATTGACACCTGGGATGGCAGCAACGGGTGAGATTGTTACTCGTCAAAAGTCAATTCTGACTTTCCTGATTGAACCAGTGACTCGTCGCTTTAATGAAGCGTTCTCAGTGAGATAA
- a CDS encoding phosphoenolpyruvate synthase/pyruvate phosphate dikinase (IMG reference gene:2510095714~PFAM: PEP-utilising enzyme, mobile domain; Domain of unknown function (DUF205); Pyruvate phosphate dikinase, PEP/pyruvate binding domain), which produces MTLTQVWGALVIFVVCPLLGGLPLIRWLTIAFTQQKLDQVGTGNVSVSAAFYHGGQLVGLLAVISEALKGIATVLIARSFFPSGSAWEIVALIALVMGRYWFARGAGTTNVVWGYLVHDPVAAGLVLLIGGISFTILRERKQAKFGVLVLFPVITALLHPHNQELMLVSATLAGLMGWIYTKIPDDLDLDPQSAQRGSQSVFRFFQGDRALQTLDHALKPEKVGQKAATLAELKRLGYPVPPGWVLAPGDDPEPLIAQLSPSPKQPFVVRSSALGEDSDRASAAGQYESILSITNRDALLPAITRCFASYHQASAVQYRRDRNLPDTFMTVIVQQQVRGVFSGVAFSRDPILRQGDDVVIEALPGNASQVVSGKLTPETYRVAIKDEVLQRTSASSSWSVPEDLSLLIEGAGSVPPQVIQQVAYLARHLEAHYHGIPQDIEWSYDGRKLWLLQSRPVTTLLPIWTRKIASEVIPGLIHPLTWSINRPLTCGVWGEIFSIVLGKRAHGLDFTETATLHYSRAYFNASLLGEIFRRMGLPPESLEFLTRGTKFSKPPLLSTLRNVPGLLRLLGRELQLEKDFRRDFSQVFVPAIAIFSDSPVETLTSSDLLIRINHILVCLKQATYYSILAPLSAALRKTIAKVKDEDLDNSSTPEVAALRSLQDLARSARQLLDTTQIPADSTALFTELTKHDAGREVLAQLDQTINRYGYLSEVGTDIAVPTWKEKPEPIRDLFAQFCLHPPDYTPLTVSPKATKLQRRFDLKGHVTEVYSRLLAELRWSFVALEQQWLETGWLLAPGDIFFLTFEEVRQLVQQGHIDGYSVADVIAQRKTQLGRDRQLEAVPFIVYGEDPPTPLIQHSAGTAGQQLQGIGASAGQVEGQVKIILSLNNLPEISKDTIVVVPYTDSGWAPLLARAGGLIAETGGRLSHGAIVAREYRIPAVMDVHNATQILQNDQLVRIDGEQGIVEILQRSPLSH; this is translated from the coding sequence ATGACACTAACGCAAGTATGGGGTGCCTTAGTCATATTCGTGGTCTGTCCGTTGCTGGGTGGGTTACCGCTTATTCGCTGGCTAACTATTGCCTTTACTCAACAAAAACTAGACCAGGTTGGAACTGGAAATGTTAGTGTCTCGGCTGCGTTTTATCATGGAGGGCAACTGGTTGGCCTCCTCGCAGTGATATCAGAAGCGTTGAAAGGGATTGCCACTGTTTTAATTGCTCGCTCCTTTTTTCCAAGTGGTTCAGCTTGGGAAATTGTTGCTTTGATTGCACTGGTCATGGGACGCTACTGGTTTGCACGAGGAGCCGGAACAACCAATGTTGTCTGGGGGTATCTGGTGCATGATCCGGTTGCTGCTGGTTTGGTTCTTTTGATTGGGGGAATTAGCTTCACCATTCTGCGAGAGCGCAAGCAGGCAAAATTTGGGGTTTTGGTCTTGTTTCCAGTCATTACAGCGCTATTACATCCGCATAATCAGGAATTGATGCTGGTTTCAGCGACGTTAGCAGGTTTGATGGGTTGGATTTACACCAAAATTCCGGATGATTTAGATCTGGACCCACAGTCAGCACAACGAGGTTCACAATCTGTGTTTCGATTTTTTCAAGGCGATCGCGCGCTTCAGACGCTAGATCATGCACTCAAGCCCGAAAAGGTGGGACAAAAAGCGGCAACCCTCGCCGAACTCAAACGCTTAGGATATCCTGTCCCCCCTGGTTGGGTGCTGGCTCCTGGTGACGATCCAGAACCGCTGATTGCTCAACTTTCTCCTTCGCCCAAACAGCCATTTGTTGTAAGGTCATCAGCCCTCGGCGAAGATTCGGATAGGGCTTCAGCCGCGGGGCAGTATGAAAGTATTTTGAGCATTACCAATCGTGATGCGCTGTTGCCAGCAATTACCCGTTGTTTTGCCTCTTATCATCAGGCTTCGGCAGTGCAGTATCGGCGCGATCGCAACTTGCCAGACACCTTCATGACGGTGATTGTGCAACAGCAGGTTCGTGGTGTTTTTTCAGGTGTGGCTTTTAGCCGAGATCCCATTCTGCGACAGGGAGACGATGTTGTGATTGAGGCATTGCCCGGTAACGCCAGCCAGGTGGTTTCTGGAAAACTCACGCCAGAAACCTATCGAGTTGCAATCAAGGATGAAGTTCTGCAACGAACATCTGCATCATCTAGTTGGAGTGTGCCCGAAGATTTATCATTACTCATTGAAGGAGCAGGATCGGTTCCTCCCCAAGTGATTCAACAGGTCGCTTACCTGGCGCGGCATCTGGAAGCTCACTATCACGGTATTCCACAAGATATTGAGTGGAGTTACGATGGGCGCAAACTCTGGCTGTTGCAGTCTCGTCCGGTGACAACCTTGTTGCCTATTTGGACGCGGAAAATTGCGTCTGAGGTAATTCCAGGGCTAATCCATCCTCTTACTTGGTCGATTAATCGACCTCTCACCTGTGGAGTTTGGGGCGAGATTTTTTCCATTGTGTTAGGTAAGCGTGCTCACGGGTTAGATTTTACAGAGACGGCGACGCTGCATTATTCCCGTGCCTATTTCAATGCATCCCTCCTAGGGGAAATTTTTCGCCGCATGGGATTGCCCCCCGAAAGTCTGGAATTTCTAACGCGAGGAACAAAATTTAGTAAGCCTCCCTTGCTCTCAACTTTACGAAATGTTCCAGGGTTACTGCGGCTCTTGGGGCGTGAGTTGCAGTTAGAAAAAGACTTCCGGCGAGACTTTAGTCAGGTGTTTGTTCCTGCGATCGCGATATTTTCTGACTCTCCAGTTGAAACCTTAACAAGCTCCGATCTGCTCATTCGAATTAATCACATTCTGGTGTGCTTGAAGCAGGCAACCTACTACAGCATTCTGGCTCCCTTAAGTGCAGCCTTGAGAAAAACTATTGCCAAGGTGAAGGATGAGGATTTAGATAACAGCAGCACACCAGAGGTTGCGGCTCTGCGATCGCTGCAAGACCTGGCGCGATCAGCTCGGCAACTTCTTGATACCACTCAGATTCCGGCTGATTCTACAGCATTGTTTACTGAGCTTACTAAGCATGATGCTGGTAGAGAAGTGCTGGCACAACTCGATCAAACGATCAATCGCTACGGTTATTTGAGTGAAGTGGGTACGGATATCGCGGTTCCTACCTGGAAAGAAAAACCAGAGCCAATTCGAGACTTATTTGCTCAGTTCTGTTTGCATCCACCTGACTATACTCCGCTGACAGTGTCCCCAAAAGCAACGAAACTGCAACGCCGATTTGACCTTAAAGGACATGTAACTGAAGTCTACAGTCGCTTGCTAGCAGAGTTGCGTTGGAGTTTTGTAGCGCTCGAACAGCAATGGTTAGAAACTGGCTGGCTCCTCGCCCCCGGTGATATTTTCTTTCTCACGTTTGAGGAGGTGCGACAATTGGTACAACAAGGTCATATTGATGGCTATTCAGTGGCAGATGTAATTGCTCAACGGAAAACTCAGTTAGGACGCGATCGTCAGTTAGAAGCTGTTCCCTTCATTGTCTATGGAGAAGATCCGCCGACTCCACTGATACAACACTCTGCTGGAACTGCCGGTCAGCAACTTCAAGGTATCGGAGCCAGTGCCGGGCAGGTGGAAGGGCAAGTCAAAATTATTTTGAGTTTGAACAATTTGCCAGAGATTAGCAAAGATACGATTGTTGTAGTGCCGTATACCGATTCTGGTTGGGCACCATTGTTAGCGAGGGCAGGAGGATTAATTGCTGAAACGGGAGGAAGATTATCGCATGGGGCAATCGTCGCACGGGAATATCGCATTCCTGCTGTGATGGATGTACACAATGCCACGCAAATCTTACAGAACGATCAACTTGTGCGCATTGACGGTGAGCAAGGGATTGTTGAAATTTTGCAGCGATCGCCGTTATCTCACTGA